Proteins from a genomic interval of Epinephelus fuscoguttatus linkage group LG16, E.fuscoguttatus.final_Chr_v1:
- the LOC125903935 gene encoding lysophosphatidylserine lipase ABHD12-like, which yields MTRKRVVKQDGSSSAASEAQKSERVQKEGTPSRWWLKRGLLPLSLIFILVPVLQKILPELIQHLVYTHRIRLPFFVDLSQPADFSLNHTINMYLTSEEGISLGVWHTVPESQWKEAQGKDLAWYQNTLSNGNPVFIYLHGNTGTRAAPHRVGVSKILSALGYHVLVPDYRGFGDSTGEPTEAGLTTDALYLYNWVKARSGDSLVVIWGHSLGTGVATNAAAKLIEKGEVFDGVMLEGTFDTTQHEMLIHIFSWYYWKFPGCGYLFPEPWADNKLVFPSVENLKKMRSPILFLHSEDDHVAPIHDVQQMHQVAASVQNAERVRLVSFEGSLGYLHNGLYRDPRLPDIIKKFVLSL from the exons GTCCCGATGGTGGCTGAAAAGAGGCTTATTGCCCCTCTCTCTTATCTTTATTTTGGTGCCTGTCTTGCAGAAAATACTCCCAGAATTAATCCAGCACCTTGTTTACACTCACAGAA TCAGGTTACCGTTCTTTGTTGACCTCAGCCAACCTGCTGATTTCTCCCTTAATCACACCATCAACATGTACTTAACATCAGAGGAAGGAATCTCCCTTGGCGTATG GCACACTGTCCCTGAAAGTCAGTGGAAAGAGGCACAGGGGAAGGACTTGGCATGGTACCAGAACACTTTAAGCAATGGAAATCCGGTTTTCATATATCTTCATGGGAACACAGGCACAAG GGCGGCTCCTCATCGGGTGGGAGTGTCAAAA ATATTGAGCGCACTTGGTTACCACGTGCTGGTGCCTGACTACAGAG GGTTTGGAGATTCCACCGGGGAGCCGACTGAAGCCGGTCTGACCACTGATGCCCTCTACTTGTATAACTGGGTCAAAGCACGGAGTGGAGACAGCCTGGTTGTCATCTGGGGACACTCTCTTGGCACTGG AGTGGCCACTAACGCTGCAGCAAAACTGATTGAGAAAG gtgagGTTTTTGATGGTGTGATGCTGGAGGGTACATTTGATACTACTCAACATGAGATGCTAATTCATATTTTTAGCTGG TATTACTGGAAATTTCCGGGCTGTGGATACTTGTTCCCGGAGCCATGGGCAGATAACAAGCTTGTCTTTCCTTCTGTGGAAAA TTTGAAGAAAATGAGAAGCCCAATCCTTTTTCTTCATTCAGAGGATGATCACGTGGCTCCCATTCACGATGTTCAGCAG ATGCACCAGGTAGCAGCGAGTGTCCAGAATGCAGAACGAGTCAGGCTGGTGTCATTTGAAGGTTCTCTGGGGTATCTGCACAACGGCTTATACAGAGACCCCCGTCTGCCTGATATCATAAA gaagtttgtgctGTCACTGTAA